A window of the Angustibacter sp. Root456 genome harbors these coding sequences:
- a CDS encoding NUDIX domain-containing protein, giving the protein MSTRTTLVVGAAVVDDLMRPRRLLAARRTTPPALAGGWELPGGKVEPGEAPQDALVRELREELGTGALLGEELVGPDAGGWPISPSVIMRVWLAQLDAEPALQGAHDAVRWLSPEEWDDVAWLAPDRPVLARLRERCAAP; this is encoded by the coding sequence GTGAGCACGCGCACGACCCTGGTGGTCGGCGCCGCGGTGGTCGACGACCTCATGCGGCCCCGACGCCTGCTCGCAGCGCGCCGCACCACTCCCCCGGCCCTGGCCGGCGGCTGGGAGCTACCCGGCGGCAAGGTGGAGCCGGGCGAGGCGCCGCAGGACGCCTTGGTGCGCGAGCTGCGTGAGGAGCTCGGCACCGGAGCGCTGCTCGGCGAGGAGCTGGTCGGGCCGGACGCCGGAGGGTGGCCCATCTCGCCTTCCGTGATCATGCGCGTGTGGCTTGCCCAGCTCGACGCCGAACCGGCTCTGCAGGGTGCGCACGACGCCGTGCGCTGGCTGAGCCCCGAGGAGTGGGACGACGTCGCCTGGCTCGCGCCTGACCGGCCGGTCCTGGCCCGGCTGAGGGAGCGGTGTGCCGCGCCCTGA
- a CDS encoding DUF72 domain-containing protein gives MPDAGWPALDVRIGISGWTYAPWRRVFYPAGLPQRLELEYASRRMSSIEINGSFYSLQHKDSWQKWYDATPPGFVFSVKGPRFVTHMKKLRDVETPLANFFASGVLALGDKLGPVLWQLPPNLGFNPDVLAAFIDLLPRTTDAAAELATRHDARMEGRALTTAPVTRRIRHAFEIRHRTFNDPAFVELLRDRDVALVRADTGGRFPELDDVTSDFAYLRLHGAEELYTSGYDDAALDAWAARIRTLRSGGTPTDGVRLARSAPRRRRDVFVYFDNDVKVRAPFDALALTDRLA, from the coding sequence GTGCCCGACGCTGGCTGGCCCGCGCTCGACGTCCGCATCGGCATCTCCGGCTGGACGTACGCGCCCTGGCGCCGGGTGTTCTACCCCGCCGGCTTGCCCCAGCGCCTGGAGCTCGAGTACGCCTCACGACGGATGTCGAGCATCGAGATCAACGGCTCGTTCTACTCGTTGCAGCACAAGGACTCCTGGCAGAAGTGGTACGACGCGACGCCGCCCGGTTTCGTCTTCTCGGTTAAGGGGCCGCGGTTCGTCACGCACATGAAGAAGCTGCGTGACGTCGAGACGCCCCTGGCCAACTTCTTCGCCTCGGGCGTCCTCGCCCTCGGTGACAAGCTGGGGCCGGTGCTGTGGCAGCTGCCGCCCAACCTCGGCTTCAACCCCGACGTGCTGGCCGCGTTCATCGACCTGCTCCCCCGCACCACCGACGCGGCCGCGGAGCTGGCCACGCGACACGACGCGCGCATGGAAGGCCGCGCCCTCACCACCGCGCCGGTGACGCGGCGGATCCGGCACGCGTTCGAGATCCGGCACCGCACCTTCAACGACCCCGCGTTCGTCGAGCTGCTGCGTGACCGCGACGTCGCGCTGGTGCGCGCCGACACCGGCGGTCGCTTCCCCGAGCTGGACGACGTCACGTCGGACTTCGCCTACCTGCGCCTGCACGGCGCCGAGGAGCTCTACACCAGCGGCTACGACGACGCCGCCCTCGACGCCTGGGCCGCGCGCATCCGCACGCTGCGCTCCGGGGGCACGCCCACGGACGGCGTCCGGCTGGCGCGGTCCGCACCGCGCCGCCGACGAGACGTGTTCGTCTACTTCGACAACGACGTCAAGGTGCGCGCCCCGTTCGACGCGCTGGCGCTCACCGACCGGCTGGCGTGA
- a CDS encoding sigma-70 family RNA polymerase sigma factor, with product MTSVTSAPAASDLEQYRRELTGYCYRMLGSAFEADDAVQDTMVRAWKALDRFEGRSSLRSWLYRIATNVCLDVAAARQRRARPMDLGPAGSAEAPELGTLPESTWITPIPDGRVLPEVADPADLAVARDSIRLAFVAALQHLPPRQRAVLILREVLAWPAAEVAELLETSVASVNSALQRARATVAERDPDVEARPIALGDADQALLERYVDAFQRYDMTTLTTLIKHDATQAMPPYELWLAGRDQILTFWQGAGAACRGSKLVPTWANGMPAFAQYRASGPGGSYEPWALQVLDVRDGQVVDFMFFLDTERVFPLFGIPLTPAGR from the coding sequence ATGACGTCGGTCACGAGCGCCCCGGCCGCGAGCGATCTCGAGCAGTACCGTCGCGAGCTCACGGGCTACTGCTACCGGATGCTCGGCTCGGCGTTCGAGGCCGACGACGCGGTGCAGGACACCATGGTGCGGGCGTGGAAGGCGCTCGACCGGTTCGAGGGCCGCTCGTCGCTGCGGTCGTGGCTGTACCGCATCGCCACCAACGTCTGCCTCGACGTCGCTGCCGCCCGCCAGCGGCGTGCCCGTCCGATGGACCTCGGGCCAGCGGGATCGGCCGAGGCGCCCGAGCTCGGCACGCTGCCGGAGTCGACGTGGATCACACCCATCCCCGACGGCCGGGTGCTGCCAGAAGTGGCCGATCCCGCCGACCTCGCGGTCGCCCGCGACAGCATCCGGCTGGCCTTCGTCGCCGCCCTGCAGCACCTGCCACCGCGCCAGCGCGCGGTGCTGATCCTGCGCGAGGTGCTGGCCTGGCCGGCGGCGGAGGTGGCCGAGCTGCTCGAGACGTCCGTCGCGTCGGTCAACAGCGCCCTGCAACGGGCCCGGGCCACGGTCGCCGAGCGCGATCCCGACGTCGAGGCCCGGCCGATCGCTCTGGGCGATGCCGATCAGGCGCTCCTGGAGCGCTACGTCGACGCGTTCCAGCGCTACGACATGACGACGCTCACCACGCTGATCAAGCACGACGCCACGCAGGCCATGCCGCCGTACGAGCTGTGGCTCGCCGGTCGCGACCAGATCCTCACCTTCTGGCAGGGGGCCGGTGCGGCGTGCCGGGGGTCGAAGCTCGTGCCCACGTGGGCCAACGGCATGCCGGCCTTCGCGCAGTACCGCGCGAGCGGGCCGGGTGGGTCCTACGAGCCGTGGGCGCTGCAGGTGCTCGACGTGCGCGACGGCCAGGTGGTCGACTTCATGTTCTTCCTCGACACCGAGCGGGTGTTCCCGCTGTTCGGCATCCCGCTCACGCCAGCCGGTCGGTGA
- a CDS encoding HhH-GPD-type base excision DNA repair protein — protein MAFQIAGEPAADQVLDEHPFALVVGMMLDQQYGMEHAFRGGYKVLSRFGTLDPTAIAAAEPESFKALCSQPPAIHRFPGSMAARLQELAALVEERYDGDVTRLWTEPTTGKELLARVQELPGFGKQKAQIFVALLAKQLGVRPEGWQGAAGDYALEGYRSVADVVDADSLLKVREYKQQKKAAAKGAAKAVAR, from the coding sequence ATGGCGTTCCAGATCGCCGGTGAACCGGCCGCAGACCAGGTGCTCGACGAGCACCCCTTCGCGCTCGTCGTCGGCATGATGCTCGACCAGCAGTACGGCATGGAGCACGCGTTCCGTGGTGGCTACAAGGTGCTGAGCCGGTTCGGCACGCTCGACCCCACCGCCATCGCCGCCGCTGAGCCGGAGTCGTTCAAGGCGCTGTGCAGCCAGCCCCCGGCGATCCACCGTTTCCCGGGGTCGATGGCCGCCCGCCTGCAGGAGCTGGCGGCCCTCGTCGAGGAGCGGTACGACGGCGACGTGACGCGACTGTGGACCGAGCCCACCACCGGCAAGGAGCTGCTCGCTCGGGTGCAGGAGCTGCCCGGTTTCGGCAAGCAGAAGGCCCAGATCTTCGTCGCCCTGCTCGCCAAGCAGCTCGGCGTGCGCCCCGAGGGATGGCAGGGCGCCGCCGGTGACTACGCGCTCGAGGGCTACCGCTCCGTGGCGGACGTCGTCGACGCCGACTCGCTGCTCAAGGTGCGGGAGTACAAGCAGCAGAAGAAGGCGGCGGCCAAGGGTGCCGCCAAGGCGGTAGCGCGATGA